GGCCGGATGATGGGCTGCTTTGTTGGGCCGAAGGCCATGATACCTGCCCAGCGGTCTTCGATCCCGAACTGCAGGGAAGGCAGGATGATAGTGCGGAGTTTCTCTTCCAGGTCTTGCTGAATACTGTGCTTCAGGGCGATGTCGGTGGTCGCCTCCCCTGAAAAGTCGAGGTTGCGCCCGCCGCCGAACAATACGCGGCCATCCAGTTCCCGGAAATAATAATATCCTTTGTCAAAATGATAGATGCCTTTGAACGGTAGGCCTTTGACCGGGGTGGTGATCAGCACCTGGCCGCGGCCGGGTGTTACATCCAGCTCCGGCAGCAGCGCTTTGGCAAATGCATTGGTGCATACCGCCACCTGCGGGGCAGTGAAAGTGATGGCCTCCGTATGTACCTGTACCTGTTTCTCCGTTTCTGTTATACCGGTAACATGGCAGCCTGTTTTGATCTCAATTCCTCTTTCGGTTGCCAGGTCCGTCAGCGTACGCATCATCATGCCGGTATGCAGTTCCCCTTCAAAATTATTCCTGACGAGGGCCTTCACATACCCCCGGTGGAAACCCATACGCTCCAGTGCTTTTTCCGCCGGAGCAAAAGCGGGGCCGGGCAGTATGCCGGACAGCAGGGCATTGACGGCATCCAGTTGCTGCAATGCAGGCATTTCCGCCTCACTGATCAGTTCATAACTTCCATTCTCGCGGTACAACATGCGTTCGTCCCCGATGCGGCTGCGCAAGAGCTGCAACCCTTTGCGGCGCAACTGCACCAGCGCCACCACATCTTCTTCCGGCATGGTTTGCAGATCGTCCAGTATCTCGGTGAGGCTGCCGATGCAGGCAAATCCCGCGTTTTTTGTGCTGGCCCCCGTGGGCAGCAGTCCCCTTTCCATCACCAGTATCCTTTTCCCGGGCGCTTTCTCCTTCAGGCTGATGGCGGTGGAAAGCCCTGTGATGCCGCTGCCGAGGATAATGCAGTCGTAATGCAGCAGGCTTTGCTTTTCCCAATAGCTTAACATAGGCTGAATTTAGTATAAAAAGTCATCCCCCCAACATCCCCTGGGCCAGCCGCCACAATTCCCGCGATAATGACCACTTTTTTGTTAAATTTACCTTCAGCATCCTGAATCTGTGGCAAACGACGCTCTCCATACCGACCATGAACTGATCAGCCAGATGGCAGCTGGTGGGGAAAATGCGTTCACACAACTTTATCAAAGACACTGGCAGAAACTTTACCTCACCGCCTGCAAAAAAATACAGGATAAAGATGCTGCCCGGGAAATCATTCACGATATCTTCCTGGATCTCTGGAAACGCCGTCAGGAGCTGGCCGTAGCCAATCTTCCTGCGTATCTTCACAAAGCCCTTCACTACCGCATCATCAACAGGATCGTCAGCAAAAAAGACCTGTTCTTTTTCGAGATACTCGAAAGTTCCGGCAAATCCCTCTACGAAGCAGACCAGGCGCTGCTGGCTAAGGACTTCACGGCGCTTATCGCCACCTGGGTGGAAGCGCTCCCGGAAAGAAGGCGCCAGATCTTCGTCCGTTACTACTTCCAGCATCTCACCACGAAAGAAATAGCGGAAAGTCTGCAGATTTCCACTAAAACCGTTCAGAATCAGCTGAATATATCTGTACAATTCCTCCGCGCCCGCTTCGGCCATCTCCTTTCCCTGCTGATCATGCTGGAAGAGATCTCCCGCCAAAAATAATTTCTCAAAAAAAACGGTTCCCGGACGGGAGTACCGGCTTTATTTCCTGACTATACTATAAACACCCATAACATGTATCCTTCTGAAAAGGACAGGGAATATTTCTTCCGGTTGCTGAACAAATATAACGAAGGGATTGCCGCTCCGGAGGAAAGGGCCTTTGTGGAGCAATATCTTCATATGCTCAATTACCGCTCTCCGGATATACTGGCAGACTTTGAACAGGAAAAAGATGATATAGAAAAAGATATACACAACCGGCTATTGGCCGGTATCCAACAGGCCGCTCCGCCATCGGGCCTGCCTGTAGCCATGCATCGGGTCCCTCTCCATCGCAGGAGGGCCTGGTGGGCTGCGGCTTCGCTGCTGCTGCTGATCGCTGCAGGAAGTTTCCTCATCTTCAGGAGCAGCCCCTCCCGGCAGGATGCCCCGGCTGTGTTTGCGGATATCAACGCGGGGAAAGAAGGCGCTATCCTTACCTTGTCAGACGGCAGCCAGGTGGTGCTGGACAGCCTGGGGAATGGTCTCGTTGCCTTGCAGAGCGGCTCCCGGGTGAAACTGGTGGACCGGCAATTGCAATACGAGCCGCATGCGGCACCCGCCGCTCCGGTCATCGCCTACAATACCATGACCATCCCCCGGGGAAGACAATACAGGCTTCTGCTGCCTGACGGCACCAGGGTATGGCTAAACGCTGCCAGCAGCATCACCTACCCCACGGCATTCTCCGGCCCGGAAAGAAGGGTGCGGATAACCGGCGAAGCCTACTTTGAAGTAGCGCATAATAAACGGAAGCCATTTAAAGTGGCCATCAATGATCACACATTCATTGAAGTGCTGGGCACGCACTTCAACATAAATGCCTATAGCGATGAAAACGGAATCAATACCACCCTGCTCGAAGGATCGGTAAAAGTGATCGCCAATAGCAGCACACAAATGCTAGCTCCCGGGCAGCAGGCGCGGATTGACGGACGCACGGCCGCCATCAGCCTGATACCGGATGCCAATACCGGCGAAGCTATCGCCTGGAAAGATGGCCGGTTTGCTTTTGCGGATGCCGATCTTCCCGCAGTCATGCGCAAACTGTCCAGATGGTACGATATCGAAGTGGAATACCGCGGAAACATCCCGCAGGATAAATTCAGTGGGGAAATAGACAGGTCATTATCCCTGTCACAGGTACTGAAAGGACTGGCCAGCACCAGGATCAACTATACAATAGAAGGCAGAAAGCTGATCATTCTGCCATAGCACAACAATGGAGTTTTTACAACCAGGATCATACAAGCAAGACAGCCTTTAATGGCCGTGCGCTGGCACAAAAAAACCGGGCGTAAAGATTGGCGTCCTTCCCCGGCTTTTGTTTCAGTGAACGCAAAACAGGTGTTCTGAAGCTGC
This genomic stretch from Chitinophaga sp. XS-30 harbors:
- a CDS encoding sigma-70 family RNA polymerase sigma factor, which produces MANDALHTDHELISQMAAGGENAFTQLYQRHWQKLYLTACKKIQDKDAAREIIHDIFLDLWKRRQELAVANLPAYLHKALHYRIINRIVSKKDLFFFEILESSGKSLYEADQALLAKDFTALIATWVEALPERRRQIFVRYYFQHLTTKEIAESLQISTKTVQNQLNISVQFLRARFGHLLSLLIMLEEISRQK
- a CDS encoding FAD-binding oxidoreductase → MLSYWEKQSLLHYDCIILGSGITGLSTAISLKEKAPGKRILVMERGLLPTGASTKNAGFACIGSLTEILDDLQTMPEEDVVALVQLRRKGLQLLRSRIGDERMLYRENGSYELISEAEMPALQQLDAVNALLSGILPGPAFAPAEKALERMGFHRGYVKALVRNNFEGELHTGMMMRTLTDLATERGIEIKTGCHVTGITETEKQVQVHTEAITFTAPQVAVCTNAFAKALLPELDVTPGRGQVLITTPVKGLPFKGIYHFDKGYYYFRELDGRVLFGGGRNLDFSGEATTDIALKHSIQQDLEEKLRTIILPSLQFGIEDRWAGIMAFGPTKQPIIRPHSDRIYLAVRMGGMGIAIGSEAGRQLAGLMLRSA
- a CDS encoding FecR family protein is translated as MYPSEKDREYFFRLLNKYNEGIAAPEERAFVEQYLHMLNYRSPDILADFEQEKDDIEKDIHNRLLAGIQQAAPPSGLPVAMHRVPLHRRRAWWAAASLLLLIAAGSFLIFRSSPSRQDAPAVFADINAGKEGAILTLSDGSQVVLDSLGNGLVALQSGSRVKLVDRQLQYEPHAAPAAPVIAYNTMTIPRGRQYRLLLPDGTRVWLNAASSITYPTAFSGPERRVRITGEAYFEVAHNKRKPFKVAINDHTFIEVLGTHFNINAYSDENGINTTLLEGSVKVIANSSTQMLAPGQQARIDGRTAAISLIPDANTGEAIAWKDGRFAFADADLPAVMRKLSRWYDIEVEYRGNIPQDKFSGEIDRSLSLSQVLKGLASTRINYTIEGRKLIILP